The Littorina saxatilis isolate snail1 linkage group LG13, US_GU_Lsax_2.0, whole genome shotgun sequence genome contains a region encoding:
- the LOC138945844 gene encoding galactoside alpha-(1,2)-fucosyltransferase 2-like yields MFENRCKLSAPAFEVSCCKFEEKLTRLNSSKDFTIGNYLQSYRYFQDHEAVIRQALTFTGEIRSESSKVVQELRQNHSTSPLIGVHVRRGDMASESKRKHGYPQVSPDYLNRSMAFFRSRYPDCVFVVGSDSPEWCKESILSGHHVHFLTAHSPAVDMHVLSSLDHTAELQGRGGGLAPNMRQCRPTGAWTRPGAHEPNPQVWVTYKDSTSQRLTRRTRRVYSQRL; encoded by the exons ATGTTTGAAAACCGCTGCAAGCTCTCTGCCCCTGCCTTTGAAGTATCTTGCTGCAAATTTGAAGAAAAGCTAACCCGCTTGAATTCGAGCAAGGATTTCACCATAGGAAACTACCTACAATCTTACAGATACTTCCAAGACCATGAAGCAGTGATCCGCCAAGCTTTGACCTTCACTGGTGAGATTCGGAGCGAGTCTTCAAAGGTGGTCCAGGAACTGAGACAGAATCACAGCACCTCCCCTCTGATAGGCGTGCACGTGCGTCGCGGAGACATGGCCAGCGAGAGCAAAAGAAAACACGGCTACCCCCAGGTTTCACCAGACTACCTCAACAGATCCATGGCGTTTTTCCGCAGCCGCTACCCTGACTGTGTCTTCGTGGTTGGCAGTGACAGTCCGGAGTGGTGCAAGGAAAGCATTCTTAGCGGTCACCACGTGCATTTCCTGACAGCACATTCCCCGGCCGTGGACATGCATGTTCTGTCTTCTTTAGACCACACT GCAGAATTGCAAGGGCGCGGAGGAGGTTTGGCCCCGAACATGCGGCAGTGCAGGCCCACCGGTGCGTGGACACGCCCTGGCGCCCATGAACCAAACCCCCAGGTATGGGTTACCTACAAAGACTCTACGTCCCAACGGCTGACCAGGCGGACGAGGAGAGTGTACTCCCAACGGCTGTGA